One Danio rerio strain Tuebingen ecotype United States chromosome 13, GRCz12tu, whole genome shotgun sequence DNA window includes the following coding sequences:
- the si:ch211-67f13.7 gene encoding uncharacterized protein LOC565426 precursor, whose amino-acid sequence MNRITRALLGSILVIFSSPTLNSGSSGLDERVGRPQTRPVSGKLLVRDSFTNRRQVPVLRIRGRQPAVVLPGEDYLPKFNLLSDVSVSCSSTGFELRVKKRFYGFSAVSEELTLGETCRSNGVLEPNSELLFTYALTDCQGEKQVFPDYVVYKYVLRYLPRARPDRNTRHRLSVKVGVECRYTRDVLKPTWQTPLRKIIRGRSGDDFSIQLMDDSWSSPVRSAVFMLGQKVNVQLSTRHHYTGVKLFINNCYAATVNTMSQTNKYNIIDNYGCLRESRISPGAARYHFSREDNVVLFSFGAFQFIESPDAQVSLHCELSVSAGGPNSMLKSCFYSHENARWISLFGPDSVCDCCESVCNQTKTKRITYEGSVSSDEVLFSDPVTPPSSLNSTLITPRNEDVIWFKASLAKEPQTSHTHEDFVATVTLISSEEDNEEPQHKSQDKVTLVEEDEEKHGDVEILMSISESFEGSKKTDLDLTEEFEGSSLGWPEERNMQDVIQHPSFWPKKAQMDEKAFQEHRGLIKMPSMVTEIMGESLQIDESALGDEVLPAYSSKEKNEEDEKMKEGFGFLLAAVSDELVEQGVVKKLDFTHDYYFSDGV is encoded by the exons ATGAACCGCATTACTCGCGCACTTCTAGGTTCGATTCTTGTCATTTTCTCCAGCCCAACACTGAACAGCGGCTCATCTGGGTTAGATGAGAGAGTCGGTCGCCCACAAACTCGACCTGTCTCCGGGAAACTTCTAGTGCGGGATTCGTTCACAAACAGGAGGCAGGTGCCTGTCCTGCGGATCCGTGGCAGACAACCTGCTGTGGTCCTACCTGGAGAGGATTACCTGCCCAAATTCAACCTGCTTTCAGACGTATCTGTGTCTTGCTCGAGCACCGGTTTTGAGTTAAGGGTTAAGAAACGTTTCTACGGTTTCTCGGCCGTGTCGGAGGAGCTGACTCTCGGAGAAACCTGTAGAAGTAACGGCGTGCTCGAGCCGAACAGCGAGCTGCTCTTCACCTACGCGCTCACCGACTGCCAAGGAGAAAAACAG GTATTTCCCGATTATGTGGTTTATAAGTATGTGCTTCGTTATTTGCCCCGGGCCCGACCAGACCGAAACACTCGTCATCGTCTGAGTGTCAAAGTGGGGGTGGAATGCCGATACACCAG AGATGTTTTGAAGCCAACATGGCAGACACCATTGCGGAAAATCATCAGGGGGAGATCTGGTGACGACTTCTCCATTCAGCTGATGGATG ACTCCTGGTCATCTCCAGTCAGGTCTGCTGTGTTCATGTTGGGCCAGAAGGTGAATGTTCAACTCTCCACCCGACATCATTACACAGGCGTCAAACTGTTTATCAACAACTGTTATGCGGCCACAGTCAACACTATGAGTCAGACAAACAAATACAACATCATAGACAACTACGG GTGTTTGCGTGAAAGCCGGATAAGTCCAGGTGCAGCAAGATACCACTTTTCCAGGGAAGACAATGTCGTTCTGTTCTCCTTTGGTGCTTTTCAGTTCATTGAGTCACCAGATGCTCAG GTCTCGCTGCATTGTGAGCTGTCTGTTTCCGCCGGAGGTCCTAATTCAATGCTGAAGTCCTGTTTTTACAGCCATGAGAACGCAAG ATGGATCTCTTTGTTTGGTCCAGATTCTGTCTGTGATTGCTGCGAGTCAGTCTGTAATCAGACCAAAACCAAACGAATAACATATGAAG GATCCGTAAGTAGTGATGAAGTGCTCTTCTCTGACCCTGTAACGCCTCCATCATCTTTGAACTCTACTCTGATAACTCCTAGAAATGAAGATGTGATCTGGTTTAAAGCCAGTCTGGCCAAAGAGCCCCAGACGTCCCACACACATGAAGATTTTGTTGCCACTGTTACACTCATATCCTCAGAGGAGGACAATGAAGAGCCTCAACACAAGTCTCAAGATAAAGTGACGCTTGTGGAGGAGGATGAGGAGAAACATGGGGATGTGGAAATTTTGATGTCAATCAGTGAGAGCTTTGAGGGATCGAAAAAAACAGATTTAGACCTCACTGAGGAGTTTGAGGGCTCATCTCTGGGATGGCCTGAAGAAAGAAACATGCAGGATGTGATTCAGCATCCGAGTTTTTGGCCCAAAAAAGCTCAGATGGATGAAAAAGCCTTTCAGGAGCACAGAGGTCTCATAAAGATGCCCAGTATGGTCACTGAAATTATGGGGGAAAGTTTGCAAATAGATGAGTCAGCATTGGGTGATGAGGTATTGCCGGCTTATTCCTCAAAAGAAAAGAACGAGGAAGATGAAAAAATGAAGGAAGGATTTGGTTTCCTATTAGCGGCTGTATCTGATGAGCTGGTGGAGCAGGGTGTTGTGAAGAAACTAGACTTTACacatgattattatttttcagatggagtttga
- the si:ch211-67f13.7 gene encoding uncharacterized protein isoform X1, whose translation MNRITRALLGSILVIFSSPTLNSGSSGLDERVGRPQTRPVSGKLLVRDSFTNRRQVPVLRIRGRQPAVVLPGEDYLPKFNLLSDVSVSCSSTGFELRVKKRFYGFSAVSEELTLGETCRSNGVLEPNSELLFTYALTDCQGEKQVFPDYVVYKYVLRYLPRARPDRNTRHRLSVKVGVECRYTRDVLKPTWQTPLRKIIRGRSGDDFSIQLMDDSWSSPVRSAVFMLGQKVNVQLSTRHHYTGVKLFINNCYAATVNTMSQTNKYNIIDNYGCLRESRISPGAARYHFSREDNVVLFSFGAFQFIESPDAQVSLHCELSVSAGGPNSMLKSCFYSHENARWISLFGPDSVCDCCESVCNQTKTKRITYEGKPI comes from the exons ATGAACCGCATTACTCGCGCACTTCTAGGTTCGATTCTTGTCATTTTCTCCAGCCCAACACTGAACAGCGGCTCATCTGGGTTAGATGAGAGAGTCGGTCGCCCACAAACTCGACCTGTCTCCGGGAAACTTCTAGTGCGGGATTCGTTCACAAACAGGAGGCAGGTGCCTGTCCTGCGGATCCGTGGCAGACAACCTGCTGTGGTCCTACCTGGAGAGGATTACCTGCCCAAATTCAACCTGCTTTCAGACGTATCTGTGTCTTGCTCGAGCACCGGTTTTGAGTTAAGGGTTAAGAAACGTTTCTACGGTTTCTCGGCCGTGTCGGAGGAGCTGACTCTCGGAGAAACCTGTAGAAGTAACGGCGTGCTCGAGCCGAACAGCGAGCTGCTCTTCACCTACGCGCTCACCGACTGCCAAGGAGAAAAACAG GTATTTCCCGATTATGTGGTTTATAAGTATGTGCTTCGTTATTTGCCCCGGGCCCGACCAGACCGAAACACTCGTCATCGTCTGAGTGTCAAAGTGGGGGTGGAATGCCGATACACCAG AGATGTTTTGAAGCCAACATGGCAGACACCATTGCGGAAAATCATCAGGGGGAGATCTGGTGACGACTTCTCCATTCAGCTGATGGATG ACTCCTGGTCATCTCCAGTCAGGTCTGCTGTGTTCATGTTGGGCCAGAAGGTGAATGTTCAACTCTCCACCCGACATCATTACACAGGCGTCAAACTGTTTATCAACAACTGTTATGCGGCCACAGTCAACACTATGAGTCAGACAAACAAATACAACATCATAGACAACTACGG GTGTTTGCGTGAAAGCCGGATAAGTCCAGGTGCAGCAAGATACCACTTTTCCAGGGAAGACAATGTCGTTCTGTTCTCCTTTGGTGCTTTTCAGTTCATTGAGTCACCAGATGCTCAG GTCTCGCTGCATTGTGAGCTGTCTGTTTCCGCCGGAGGTCCTAATTCAATGCTGAAGTCCTGTTTTTACAGCCATGAGAACGCAAG ATGGATCTCTTTGTTTGGTCCAGATTCTGTCTGTGATTGCTGCGAGTCAGTCTGTAATCAGACCAAAACCAAACGAATAACATATGAAGGTAAGCCAATATAA